One Anopheles merus strain MAF unplaced genomic scaffold, AmerM5.1 LNR4000730, whole genome shotgun sequence genomic region harbors:
- the LOC121602948 gene encoding charged multivesicular body protein 2a-like: MEWLFGKRMSPDEMMRKNQRALNKAMRDLDREKMKMEQQEKKIIADIKKLAKENQMDAVKIMAKDLVRTRRYVRKFMLMKANIQAVSLKIQTLKSQNAMGEAMKGVTKAMTNMNRQLNMPQIQKILHEFEKQSEIMDMKEEMINDAMDDAMEDEGDEEETDAIVSQVLDELGLQLNDQLSGLPQASGSLAVSGAKVPQAAAVGAAGGSGGAGSPVSDADADLQARLDNLRRE; the protein is encoded by the exons ATGGAGTGGCTGTTCGGGAAGCGCATGTCGCCGGACGAGATGATGCGGAAGAACCAGCGGGCGCTCAACAAAGCGATGCGCGATCTGGATCGGGAAAAGATGAAAATGGAACAGCAGGAGAAGAAAATCATTGCCGACATTAAGAAGCTGGCGAAGGAAAACCAGATGGACGCGGTGAAGATCATGGCGAAGGATCTCGTCCGGACGCGGCGCTACGTGCGGAAGTTTATGCTGATGAAGGCCAACATCCAGGCGGTGTCGCTCAAGATACAGACGCTGAAATCCCAGAACGCGATGGGCGAGGCGATGAAGGGCGTCACGAAGGCGATGACCAACATGAACCGCCAGCTAAACATGCCACAGATCCAGAAGATACTGCACGAGTTCGAGAAGCAGTCGGAGATTATGGACATGAAGGAGGAGATGATCAACGATGCGATGGATGACGCGATGGAGGACGAAGGCGACGAGGAGGAAACCGATGCCATCGTGTCGCAGGTGCTGGACGAGCTGGGCCTACAGCTGAACGACCAGCTGTCCGGATTGCCTCAG GCGTCAGGTTCGTTGGCCGTGTCCGGAGCGAAAGTTCCTCAGGCGGCAGCAGTGGGAGCGGCTGGTGGATCGGGTGGAGCTGGATCTCCCGTGTCGGACGCAGATGCCGATCTACAGGCACGATTGGACAATCTCAGACGAGAGTAA